A part of Fimbriiglobus ruber genomic DNA contains:
- a CDS encoding arylsulfatase — translation MRRYLLSAVVLLVAVLRVPAAEPTKPNVLLILADDLGFSDVGCYGGEIDTPNLDALAKDGLRFTQFYNTARCWPTRAAILTGYYAQQVRRDTVPGVPSGGQGTRPAWAKLLPDLLRPHGYISYHSGKWHVDGLPLQNGFEHSYSLNDHDRHFAPKNHTLDDKSLPAVDPRAGYYSSTAIADHAIAQLNGHFEKHAGQPFFSFVAFTAPHFPVQAPADDVAKYRKKYLGGWDDLRAQRWGRMKDLSLGETLPPIERDLGPPYAFPDAIKKLGPNELNRPLAWAGLTPEQRAFQADKMAVHAAMVDRMDREIGRVLDAVKKANALEDTLVMFLSDNGASAEIMVRGDGHDPHAECGTGATFLSIGPGWSSLCNTPFRRHKTWVHEGGIHTPLIAHWPKGIAAKGELRHTPGHVVDFVPTVLELATGKPATKPDTKDAPVLAGRSLVPAFAKDVIVDRESIWWQHEGNRALRAGDWKIVAAGKTSEWELYDLKTDPTESKNLAKERPEKVRELADVWQKQTASYVALAKQDAPPPAKK, via the coding sequence GTGAGAAGATACTTGTTGTCGGCGGTCGTGCTTCTTGTCGCCGTCTTACGCGTCCCGGCGGCCGAGCCCACCAAGCCGAACGTCCTGCTCATCCTGGCGGACGACCTCGGGTTTTCGGACGTGGGTTGCTACGGCGGGGAAATCGACACCCCGAACCTGGATGCGCTGGCGAAGGACGGCTTACGTTTCACGCAGTTCTACAACACGGCCCGCTGCTGGCCGACCCGCGCCGCGATCCTCACCGGGTATTACGCCCAGCAGGTCCGCCGCGACACCGTGCCAGGCGTACCAAGCGGCGGCCAGGGAACCCGCCCGGCATGGGCGAAGCTTTTACCCGACCTGCTTCGTCCGCACGGCTACATCTCGTACCACTCCGGCAAATGGCACGTCGACGGCCTGCCCCTTCAGAACGGGTTCGAGCATTCGTACAGCCTGAACGACCACGACCGCCACTTCGCGCCCAAGAACCACACTCTCGATGACAAGTCTTTGCCCGCGGTCGACCCGAGAGCCGGATACTACTCCAGCACCGCTATCGCCGACCACGCCATCGCCCAACTGAACGGGCACTTCGAGAAGCACGCCGGTCAGCCGTTCTTCAGCTTCGTCGCGTTCACCGCCCCGCACTTCCCGGTCCAGGCGCCGGCCGACGACGTTGCCAAGTACCGCAAGAAGTACCTCGGCGGCTGGGACGACCTCCGTGCTCAACGTTGGGGGCGGATGAAAGACCTGTCGCTCGGCGAGACCCTGCCACCGATCGAACGCGACCTCGGCCCGCCTTACGCGTTTCCGGACGCGATCAAGAAACTCGGGCCGAACGAACTGAACCGCCCGCTCGCCTGGGCCGGGTTGACGCCGGAGCAGCGGGCGTTCCAGGCCGACAAGATGGCGGTCCACGCGGCGATGGTGGACCGTATGGACCGTGAGATCGGTCGCGTCCTCGACGCGGTTAAGAAGGCGAACGCATTGGAAGACACGCTTGTCATGTTCCTGTCGGACAATGGTGCCAGCGCGGAAATCATGGTGCGGGGTGACGGCCACGACCCGCACGCCGAGTGCGGCACCGGGGCGACCTTCCTGAGTATCGGGCCGGGTTGGTCGAGCCTGTGCAACACCCCGTTCCGCCGACACAAGACCTGGGTCCACGAGGGCGGCATTCACACCCCGCTCATCGCCCACTGGCCGAAGGGGATCGCCGCGAAGGGCGAACTGCGGCACACGCCCGGCCACGTCGTCGACTTCGTCCCGACGGTTCTCGAACTGGCGACCGGCAAGCCGGCGACGAAGCCGGACACAAAAGACGCGCCGGTTTTGGCTGGCCGCAGCCTCGTGCCGGCGTTCGCCAAAGACGTGATTGTTGACCGGGAGTCGATCTGGTGGCAGCACGAGGGGAACCGCGCGTTGCGGGCGGGGGACTGGAAGATTGTCGCCGCCGGCAAAACAAGTGAGTGGGAACTCTACGACTTGAAGACGGACCCCACCGAGAGCAAGAACCTGGCGAAGGAACGCCCGGAGAAGGTCCGCGAATTAGCCGACGTGTGGCAGAAACAAACGGCGTCCTACGTCGCGCTGGCGAAGCAGGACGCGCCTCCACCGGCGAAGAAGTAA
- a CDS encoding sulfatase — MVIRAAFALAVAVLLIGPAVAAESRPNVVVIVGDDMGYADVGVQGCKDIPTPHLDALARSGVRFTSGYVSGPYCSPTRAGLLTGRYQTRFGHEFNPAGAAQGLPVTETTMADRFRAAGYRTALVGKWHLGNSADRQPQKRGFDEFFGFLGGAHDYFAPNGILRGTTPAGDKAYLTDALAREAVEFINRSKANPFFLYLAFNAVHTPMQADDPRLKKFAGIADQRRRTYAAMMSAMDDAVGLVAGKLKAEGLTENTLVFFFSDNGGPTMKGTTINGSVNTPLRGSKRTTLEGGVRVPFFVSWPGHVPAGATDDRPVIQLDVLPTALAAAGVGVKPEWKLEGADLLPYLTGKTAAPHDALYWRFGSQMAIRKGDWKLVRYDLTAEGQTGTSATKLYDLKADIGEATDLAVKQPDRVRELQTAWDAWNKANVPPLWGGGKAE; from the coding sequence ATGGTCATTCGCGCGGCGTTCGCCCTCGCGGTGGCGGTCCTGTTGATCGGCCCGGCAGTCGCGGCCGAATCACGGCCGAACGTCGTCGTCATTGTCGGGGACGACATGGGCTATGCCGATGTCGGCGTTCAGGGGTGCAAGGACATCCCGACCCCACACCTGGACGCCCTGGCACGGTCCGGCGTCCGATTCACCAGCGGATACGTCAGCGGGCCGTATTGTTCTCCCACGCGGGCCGGGTTGCTCACGGGTCGGTATCAGACCCGGTTCGGCCACGAATTCAACCCCGCGGGGGCCGCCCAGGGACTGCCCGTGACCGAGACGACAATGGCCGACCGCTTTCGGGCGGCCGGCTACCGGACCGCCCTGGTCGGCAAGTGGCACCTCGGCAACTCGGCCGACCGGCAGCCGCAAAAGCGGGGGTTCGACGAGTTCTTTGGGTTCCTCGGCGGAGCCCACGACTACTTCGCCCCGAACGGCATCCTCCGCGGGACCACCCCGGCGGGCGACAAGGCTTACCTCACGGACGCCCTCGCCCGGGAAGCAGTCGAGTTCATCAACCGGAGCAAGGCGAATCCGTTCTTTCTGTACCTGGCGTTCAACGCCGTCCACACCCCGATGCAAGCCGACGACCCGCGGCTGAAAAAGTTCGCCGGGATCGCCGACCAGCGGCGGCGGACCTACGCCGCGATGATGAGCGCGATGGACGACGCCGTCGGGCTGGTGGCCGGCAAGCTCAAGGCCGAGGGGTTGACGGAGAACACGCTGGTGTTCTTCTTCAGCGACAACGGCGGCCCGACGATGAAGGGGACGACGATTAACGGCTCGGTGAACACCCCGCTCCGGGGGTCCAAGCGGACGACGCTCGAAGGCGGGGTGCGGGTGCCGTTCTTCGTCTCGTGGCCGGGGCACGTCCCAGCCGGGGCCACCGACGACCGGCCTGTGATCCAACTCGACGTCCTCCCGACGGCGCTCGCCGCGGCCGGGGTCGGGGTCAAGCCCGAGTGGAAATTGGAGGGAGCCGATCTGCTCCCGTACCTGACGGGGAAAACCGCGGCGCCCCACGACGCCCTGTACTGGCGGTTCGGTAGCCAAATGGCGATCCGAAAGGGGGACTGGAAACTGGTCCGGTACGACCTGACCGCGGAGGGTCAGACCGGCACGTCTGCCACCAAGCTTTACGATCTCAAGGCGGACATCGGCGAGGCGACCGATTTGGCCGTGAAGCAACCGGACCGGGTGAGAGAACTGCAAACCGCCTGGGACGCCTGGAACAAAGCCAACGTGCCCCCATTGTGGGGCGGCGGCAAAGCGGAGTGA
- a CDS encoding arylsulfatase has product MTQSFVPLLIGLILPVFAPATLPAAEPQKPNVLLILADDLGFSDVGCYGGEIATPHLDKLAANGLRFRQFYNSTRCCPSRASLMTGLYPHQAGVGAMNNQTAAPGYKGFPQPNTVTIAEVLRAAGYHTSMIGKWHLSAGPKTPRPTDRGFDEFYGMIGGFNSCFQEDPFYTRLPAGRPKRKYAKDGFYSSDVFGDYSLDFLAEARKQKKPFFQYLAFNAPHFPLHAKPDDIRKYAETYTKGWDKIRAARLAKQIEIGLFPTGTPLSPLSDYTTRADFLRHGENPAWDTLDTARRADLARRMAVFAAMVTCMDHNIGRVVDDLTKHGELDNTLILFLSDNGACAEWDPFGFDGNSGPNNVLHKGDQLAEMGSAKTYHSYGSGWANAGNTPFRMYKHYCHEGGIRTPFIAHWPKGIAAKGEYRDQPGHLIDVMTTCVELGSAKYPDKVGDVAITPMEGTSLLPAFANKPLDREMLAWEHERNRAIRVGKWKLVAKAGGEWELYDIEADPVEMTNLAAKMPEKVTEWARKWDDWAKRCQVLPYPGGAR; this is encoded by the coding sequence ATGACGCAATCCTTTGTTCCCCTTTTGATCGGGCTGATCCTGCCGGTCTTCGCGCCGGCTACGCTGCCAGCCGCCGAACCCCAGAAGCCGAACGTCCTACTCATCCTGGCCGACGACCTCGGGTTTTCGGACGTGGGCTGCTACGGCGGGGAGATTGCCACACCGCACCTCGACAAGTTGGCGGCGAACGGCCTCCGCTTCCGCCAGTTCTACAACTCCACCCGGTGCTGTCCCAGTCGGGCGAGCCTGATGACCGGCTTGTACCCGCATCAAGCCGGCGTCGGGGCCATGAACAACCAGACCGCGGCACCCGGCTACAAGGGCTTCCCCCAGCCGAACACTGTCACCATTGCGGAGGTGCTGCGGGCGGCCGGGTATCACACCTCGATGATCGGTAAGTGGCACCTGAGCGCCGGGCCGAAGACGCCGCGGCCGACCGACCGCGGGTTCGACGAGTTTTACGGCATGATCGGCGGGTTCAACTCCTGCTTTCAGGAAGACCCGTTTTATACCCGCCTGCCAGCGGGTCGGCCGAAACGGAAGTACGCGAAGGACGGGTTCTACAGCAGCGACGTGTTCGGCGATTACTCCCTCGATTTCCTGGCCGAAGCTCGCAAACAGAAGAAGCCGTTCTTCCAGTACCTCGCCTTCAACGCCCCGCACTTCCCGCTGCACGCCAAACCGGACGACATCCGGAAGTACGCCGAGACGTACACAAAGGGCTGGGACAAGATTCGGGCCGCGCGGCTCGCGAAGCAAATCGAGATCGGGCTGTTCCCGACCGGCACCCCGCTCTCGCCTCTGTCCGACTACACGACCCGGGCCGACTTCCTCCGCCACGGCGAGAACCCGGCATGGGACACGCTCGACACCGCCCGCCGGGCCGACCTCGCCCGCCGGATGGCCGTGTTCGCGGCGATGGTCACTTGTATGGACCACAACATCGGCCGTGTGGTGGACGACCTGACGAAGCACGGCGAACTGGACAACACCCTTATCCTGTTCCTGAGCGACAACGGGGCGTGTGCGGAGTGGGACCCGTTCGGGTTCGACGGGAACAGCGGACCGAACAACGTCCTCCACAAAGGCGATCAACTGGCCGAGATGGGCAGCGCGAAGACGTATCACAGCTACGGCAGCGGGTGGGCGAACGCCGGCAACACGCCGTTCCGGATGTACAAGCACTATTGCCACGAGGGCGGCATCCGCACGCCGTTCATCGCCCACTGGCCGAAGGGCATCGCCGCGAAAGGGGAATACCGCGACCAGCCGGGGCACCTCATCGACGTGATGACGACGTGCGTCGAACTGGGCAGCGCGAAGTACCCGGACAAGGTGGGGGACGTGGCCATTACGCCGATGGAAGGGACGAGCCTGCTACCGGCGTTCGCGAACAAGCCGCTGGATCGTGAGATGCTGGCGTGGGAACACGAACGAAACCGCGCGATCCGAGTCGGGAAGTGGAAACTGGTTGCGAAGGCGGGCGGGGAATGGGAGCTATACGACATCGAAGCCGACCCGGTGGAGATGACGAACCTCGCAGCGAAGATGCCGGAGAAGGTGACAGAGTGGGCCAGGAAATGGGACGATTGGGCGAAGCGCTGTCAGGTGTTGCCGTACCCCGGAGGAGCGAGATAA
- a CDS encoding permease prefix domain 1-containing protein yields the protein MDELDRYLDQICRGVAGPRALRQHIRQELGEHLRDAVAGHRAAGMTEADAVARAIEDFGGPDAVRAELLAAHGQRFMTVVIDRTIQWKEATMKARWLWTTWAHLALVGMIALNVALILFVTTALVPMHRNLLMRDGLFPELHVSERNFLTWSWSFLGELPTLSDGLWWAGGAAAAIALFEWRVRGENKSLVRLSLLGTTALGLTGVVALTLFALVVSAQVTVMGLYVQAPEKRVAAQTAGVDASVAALEQAVAQKDWDEIRYKANSAALEMGKLTRAGAFAPTLVAMQQQSKTDDLRAQLKTAQASLREAYEAAGKKDAPGVDAALKKFHEAYSPVEGIAAKK from the coding sequence GTGGACGAACTTGATCGCTACCTGGATCAGATCTGCCGGGGCGTCGCCGGCCCGCGGGCGCTGCGGCAGCACATCCGCCAGGAACTCGGCGAACACCTCCGGGACGCCGTCGCCGGGCACCGCGCGGCCGGCATGACCGAGGCCGATGCGGTCGCCCGCGCGATCGAGGATTTCGGCGGGCCGGACGCCGTTCGCGCGGAACTGCTCGCGGCCCACGGGCAACGGTTCATGACCGTCGTCATCGACCGAACCATTCAATGGAAGGAGGCGACCATGAAAGCGAGATGGCTCTGGACGACGTGGGCGCACCTGGCCCTCGTCGGGATGATCGCGTTGAACGTGGCGCTCATCCTGTTCGTTACGACCGCCCTCGTGCCGATGCACCGAAATTTGTTGATGCGCGACGGACTCTTCCCCGAGTTACACGTAAGCGAGCGAAACTTCCTGACTTGGTCGTGGTCGTTTCTTGGCGAATTACCGACGTTGTCGGACGGGTTGTGGTGGGCGGGTGGCGCGGCGGCCGCCATCGCGCTCTTCGAATGGCGGGTGCGGGGCGAAAACAAATCACTGGTCCGCCTGTCGCTGCTCGGAACGACGGCCCTCGGATTGACAGGTGTGGTCGCCCTGACGTTGTTCGCTCTGGTCGTTTCCGCGCAAGTCACGGTAATGGGGTTGTACGTGCAGGCTCCCGAGAAGCGGGTGGCCGCCCAGACCGCCGGTGTGGACGCATCGGTCGCCGCCCTCGAACAAGCGGTGGCCCAAAAAGACTGGGACGAGATCCGCTACAAGGCCAACTCGGCGGCTCTAGAAATGGGAAAGTTGACCCGCGCAGGCGCGTTTGCCCCGACCCTGGTGGCGATGCAGCAGCAGTCGAAGACGGACGACCTGCGCGCCCAGCTGAAAACGGCCCAGGCGAGTTTGCGGGAGGCGTACGAGGCCGCGGGGAAGAAGGACGCGCCGGGCGTGGACGCCGCCCTCAAGAAGTTCCATGAGGCGTATTCGCCGGTTGAGGGGATCGCGGCGAAGAAATAA
- a CDS encoding PadR family transcriptional regulator has product MDTELLKGTLTLLILSLLSRKPMYGYEMAATVHRDTGGAFTWREGSLYPSLHKLQADGLIDGRWEEKETGRKRRYYHITPAGRAVLKAKTESWAELCGAVNLILEASRGRT; this is encoded by the coding sequence ATGGACACCGAACTCCTGAAGGGCACGCTGACGCTGCTCATCCTGTCGCTCCTGAGCCGCAAGCCGATGTACGGCTACGAAATGGCCGCCACGGTCCACCGGGACACGGGCGGCGCCTTCACCTGGCGGGAGGGATCGCTCTACCCGAGCCTGCACAAGCTGCAGGCGGACGGGCTGATCGACGGCCGGTGGGAGGAGAAGGAGACCGGCCGCAAGCGCCGCTACTACCACATCACGCCCGCGGGGCGGGCCGTGCTGAAAGCGAAAACGGAATCCTGGGCCGAGTTGTGCGGCGCCGTGAACCTCATTCTGGAGGCGTCCCGTGGACGAACTTGA
- a CDS encoding ATP-dependent Clp protease adaptor ClpS, producing the protein MSSRHSSGRNFDADASKSSFHRLLPRYKVVLHRAADKGLLFIAGVVRDLTRYGEAEAMTRMWEAYHRGRSLVLVTHLERAELYVEQFRDRGLFASIEPA; encoded by the coding sequence ATGTCGTCGCGCCATTCGTCCGGGAGGAACTTCGACGCCGACGCGTCGAAATCATCCTTCCACCGGCTTCTACCCCGCTACAAAGTGGTCCTCCACCGAGCCGCCGACAAGGGGCTCCTCTTCATCGCCGGGGTCGTTCGCGACCTGACCCGGTACGGTGAAGCGGAGGCCATGACGCGGATGTGGGAGGCGTACCACCGGGGCCGGTCCCTGGTACTCGTCACCCACCTGGAGCGCGCGGAGCTGTACGTCGAACAGTTCCGCGACCGGGGCCTGTTCGCCAGCATCGAGCCGGCGTAG
- the rdgB gene encoding RdgB/HAM1 family non-canonical purine NTP pyrophosphatase, translating to MARLVLGSRNKKKLGELHDLLGDLGIELTDVSSFPTAPEVDETGTTFEANARLKATTLAPTLGEWVLGEDSGLVVPALGGDPGVDSALYAGEHGNNAANNAKLLKEMANLKGDQRAAYYISTAVLANPTGEVVAVTEGRCWGVIAEDYRGTGGFGYDPLFIIPEYHASFGELNSTVKHALSHRGRAIARLRPAVRAHLLLEKS from the coding sequence ATGGCTCGATTGGTTCTTGGCAGCCGCAACAAGAAAAAGCTCGGCGAACTGCACGACCTGCTCGGCGACCTCGGGATCGAGCTGACGGACGTGTCGTCGTTCCCGACCGCCCCGGAGGTCGACGAAACCGGAACCACGTTCGAGGCAAACGCCCGGCTCAAGGCGACCACGCTCGCGCCGACCCTCGGCGAGTGGGTGCTGGGCGAGGACAGCGGCCTGGTCGTACCGGCGCTCGGCGGCGACCCGGGCGTCGACTCCGCGCTCTACGCCGGCGAACACGGCAACAATGCCGCGAACAACGCCAAGCTCCTCAAAGAGATGGCCAACCTGAAAGGCGACCAGCGGGCCGCGTACTACATCAGCACGGCCGTCCTGGCGAACCCAACCGGGGAAGTGGTCGCCGTGACCGAGGGGCGGTGCTGGGGCGTGATCGCGGAAGACTACCGCGGCACAGGCGGGTTCGGTTACGACCCGCTATTCATCATCCCCGAATATCACGCGTCGTTCGGCGAACTCAACAGTACGGTCAAGCACGCGCTCAGTCACCGCGGACGCGCGATCGCCCGCCTCCGCCCGGCCGTCCGGGCGCACCTCTTGTTGGAGAAGAGTTAA
- the xerD gene encoding site-specific tyrosine recombinase XerD, with amino-acid sequence MSTLNELVSDILAFGNYLKAERGMSENTTMAYRRDLDRYSTWVATVRLPNYLAPSLTELSRYIGFLHDEQLAPPSIARHIVSLRMFYRFLRLEERASPTAVDLLGSPKLWQRIPTVLSPENVDVLLAAPQAGDRFYLRDKALLETLYATGCRASEVVGLKVADVYLDAAFCKCVGKGSKQRVVPLGKPAVAALRAYLGEGRPQFAKSTEQGGPAHVFVSKSGQPLTRIVLWQLVKKYCARAGLPKEVSPHTLRHSFATHVLAGGADLRTVQELLGHASIQTTQHYTHIDRARLKAMHQKFHPRASGG; translated from the coding sequence ATGTCGACCCTGAACGAACTCGTCTCGGACATCCTGGCCTTCGGCAACTACCTCAAAGCCGAGCGCGGGATGTCCGAGAACACCACGATGGCCTACCGCCGCGACCTCGATCGCTATTCCACCTGGGTCGCGACGGTCAGGCTGCCGAACTACTTGGCCCCATCGCTGACCGAACTGTCGCGATACATCGGGTTCCTGCACGACGAGCAGCTCGCGCCGCCGAGCATCGCCCGGCACATCGTCTCGCTGCGGATGTTCTACCGCTTCCTCCGGCTCGAAGAGCGCGCCAGCCCGACGGCAGTCGACTTACTCGGCTCGCCGAAGCTCTGGCAGCGGATTCCGACGGTGCTGTCGCCCGAGAACGTCGACGTCCTTCTCGCCGCGCCCCAGGCCGGGGATCGCTTTTACCTGCGGGACAAGGCTCTCCTCGAAACGCTCTACGCCACCGGCTGCCGGGCCTCCGAGGTCGTCGGGCTGAAGGTCGCGGACGTCTACCTGGACGCGGCGTTTTGCAAGTGCGTGGGCAAGGGGAGCAAGCAGCGGGTGGTGCCGCTGGGCAAGCCGGCCGTGGCGGCGTTGCGGGCGTACCTGGGCGAGGGCCGGCCGCAGTTCGCGAAATCGACCGAGCAGGGCGGCCCGGCGCACGTCTTCGTGAGCAAGTCCGGCCAACCGCTGACGCGCATCGTCCTCTGGCAACTGGTGAAAAAGTATTGTGCTCGCGCTGGCTTACCGAAGGAGGTGAGCCCGCACACACTGCGGCACAGCTTCGCCACCCACGTCCTCGCGGGCGGCGCGGATCTGCGGACAGTGCAGGAACTCCTCGGCCACGCCTCCATCCAGACCACCCAGCACTACACGCACATCGACCGCGCGCGGCTCAAAGCCATGCACCAGAAGTTCCACCCGCGGGCGAGCGGCGGTTGA
- a CDS encoding alpha/beta hydrolase, giving the protein MRKAIRYAVGLGLAGVAAIALTRATGQQKPAPSANPDSQYRLGPDSLPQEGVPKGEIRGPFTLPCQVYPGTQHTYWVYVPAQYDPAVPVALMVYQDGQAFKDEKGDMRAQNVMDNLIYRREIPVMIGVFINPGRKPDQPEPTPRDWGDRATNRPTEYNSLDDKYARVVTEELMPALAKDYAISKDPEMHGIGGSSSGAIAAFTVAWERPDHFRKVLSNVGSFVNLRGGHVYPEKVLAAEKKPIRVFLCDGRNDNRGLRNDKYDETRDWFHQNVRLMKALTQKGYDVNYSWGMNNHGQKFGGAILPEMMRWLWRDGPVSTDPNDKVERGFRQPAAAKK; this is encoded by the coding sequence ATGCGAAAAGCGATTCGATACGCGGTCGGCCTCGGGCTCGCCGGGGTGGCGGCGATCGCTCTGACGCGGGCAACGGGCCAACAGAAGCCCGCCCCGTCCGCGAACCCGGACTCGCAATACCGGTTGGGGCCGGACTCCCTGCCGCAAGAAGGCGTTCCGAAGGGCGAGATCCGGGGGCCGTTCACGCTCCCCTGCCAGGTCTACCCCGGCACCCAGCACACGTACTGGGTGTACGTCCCGGCCCAGTACGACCCGGCCGTCCCGGTGGCCCTGATGGTCTACCAGGACGGGCAGGCGTTCAAGGACGAGAAGGGGGACATGCGGGCCCAGAACGTGATGGACAACCTGATCTACCGGCGGGAAATCCCGGTCATGATTGGGGTGTTCATCAACCCCGGCCGGAAGCCGGACCAACCCGAGCCGACCCCGCGGGACTGGGGCGACCGGGCGACCAACCGGCCGACCGAGTACAACTCGCTCGACGACAAGTACGCCCGGGTGGTGACCGAGGAGCTGATGCCGGCGCTGGCCAAGGATTACGCCATCTCGAAGGACCCGGAAATGCACGGGATCGGCGGGTCGAGTTCGGGGGCGATCGCGGCGTTCACGGTCGCCTGGGAGCGGCCGGACCACTTCCGGAAGGTGTTGAGCAACGTCGGCAGTTTCGTGAACTTGCGGGGCGGGCACGTCTACCCGGAGAAGGTGTTGGCGGCCGAGAAGAAGCCGATCCGGGTGTTCCTGTGCGACGGGCGGAACGACAACCGCGGCCTCCGCAACGACAAGTACGACGAGACCCGGGACTGGTTCCATCAGAACGTCCGACTGATGAAGGCGCTGACCCAGAAGGGGTACGACGTGAACTACTCGTGGGGCATGAACAACCACGGGCAGAAGTTCGGCGGGGCGATCTTGCCGGAGATGATGCGGTGGCTCTGGCGGGACGGCCCGGTGTCGACCGACCCGAACGACAAGGTCGAGCGGGGGTTCCGCCAGCCGGCCGCGGCGAAGAAATAG
- a CDS encoding SRPBCC domain-containing protein — MPPANNPNAVVSTERVLSVSPRDVFAVFERPDRLAQWWGPNGFRNTFEQFEFATGGRWNFVMHGPNGANYPNESVFREITPDTKIVIEHVSQPRFTLTVTLTAHGDKTHLAWVQEFESAEVAAKMRPICEPANEQNLDRLEAILASKR; from the coding sequence ATGCCCCCGGCGAACAACCCGAACGCTGTCGTTAGCACCGAGCGTGTGCTATCCGTTTCCCCGCGCGACGTGTTCGCGGTGTTCGAGCGACCGGATCGCCTCGCTCAATGGTGGGGACCGAACGGCTTCCGGAACACGTTCGAGCAATTCGAGTTCGCGACCGGCGGGCGGTGGAACTTTGTGATGCACGGCCCCAACGGCGCCAATTACCCGAACGAGAGCGTGTTCCGGGAAATCACGCCCGATACCAAAATCGTGATCGAGCACGTCTCGCAGCCGCGGTTTACGCTGACCGTGACGCTGACGGCCCACGGTGACAAAACACACCTGGCCTGGGTCCAGGAGTTTGAGAGCGCCGAGGTCGCCGCGAAAATGCGCCCTATTTGCGAACCCGCCAACGAGCAGAACCTCGACCGGCTTGAGGCGATACTCGCGAGTAAACGTTAA
- a CDS encoding leucine-rich repeat domain-containing protein encodes MKVYLTVLIVLGLQLSPLPATDKKEAPEPLPQEIVKAWSEAGATVGWMTDPFPGGAPGGPKFKQQGATKAVPVFQFPAWKEGVLAKLPDPGVPFGLCLNLTKKTDAGVTDAGLKELAGLKSLQALYLRYTVVTDAGLKELAGLTNLQTLDLDDTKVTDAGLKELAGLESLQALYLFHTQVKGSGLKELAGLKNLRELYLAYSQVADAGLKELSGFKNLQTLDIRNSKKHTKAEVTDAGLKELAGLTTPQRLYMNHTEVTDAGLKELAGLKNLQMLNISATEVTDAGLKELAGLKNLQTLIMWGTKATPAGVAALRKELPKCNIADQ; translated from the coding sequence ATGAAAGTGTATTTGACCGTATTGATCGTCCTGGGGCTGCAACTATCTCCGCTGCCCGCCACCGACAAGAAAGAGGCACCCGAGCCGCTGCCGCAGGAGATCGTCAAAGCCTGGAGCGAAGCCGGGGCCACCGTCGGCTGGATGACCGATCCGTTCCCGGGTGGGGCGCCCGGAGGGCCCAAGTTTAAGCAACAAGGCGCGACCAAGGCTGTGCCGGTGTTTCAATTCCCCGCGTGGAAAGAAGGAGTGCTGGCGAAGCTGCCCGATCCCGGGGTTCCGTTCGGGCTGTGTCTTAACCTCACGAAAAAGACCGACGCGGGAGTGACGGACGCGGGTCTCAAGGAGCTGGCCGGGCTGAAGAGCTTGCAAGCGCTGTACCTGAGATACACGGTGGTGACGGACGCGGGGCTGAAGGAACTGGCCGGCCTGACGAACTTGCAAACGCTGGATCTTGACGACACGAAAGTGACGGACGCGGGGTTGAAGGAGCTTGCCGGCCTGGAGAGCCTGCAAGCGCTGTACCTTTTTCACACGCAGGTCAAGGGCTCGGGGCTCAAGGAGCTGGCCGGGCTGAAGAACTTGCGCGAGCTATACTTGGCCTATTCGCAGGTGGCAGACGCGGGGCTCAAGGAACTGAGCGGGTTCAAGAACTTGCAAACGCTGGACATTCGCAACAGCAAGAAACATACGAAGGCGGAGGTGACGGACGCGGGCCTGAAGGAACTGGCCGGCCTGACGACGCCGCAAAGGTTGTACATGAATCACACGGAGGTGACGGACGCGGGGCTGAAGGAACTGGCCGGCCTGAAGAACTTGCAAATGCTGAACATTAGCGCCACGGAGGTGACGGACGCGGGGCTGAAGGAATTGGCCGGCCTGAAGAACTTGCAAACGCTGATCATGTGGGGCACGAAAGCGACGCCGGCGGGCGTTGCCGCGCTTCGAAAGGAGTTGCCAAAGTGCAACATCGCCGATCAATAG